The proteins below come from a single Papaver somniferum cultivar HN1 chromosome 11, ASM357369v1, whole genome shotgun sequence genomic window:
- the LOC113323899 gene encoding uncharacterized protein LOC113323899 isoform X1 encodes MAAEERVKKEVIEEEEEEEEEEEDEVKENPNKKNIMVDTGRCSVSYDTSTTTSSAATISDSKWDSNNQMVKIELDAARALADFATLALLESGKNNPSCCFGDESSSRKWGHKGRRSKKRVKNEITTGGGGGGEWGKNFESSSKLMSSTSDLLQQDRSIEAQPWDKKVYVEIKTVKAEEDFELPAATHPFRRNFGGGRSKQHLTEAEKEARRIRRVLANRESARQTIRRRQAMCEALTKKACELALDNESMKREKELVMKQYQSLKDFNNHLKKQLVRAEAGTVEAPGLSLKAPPLSENLPSDYKGPPFTIIWPSVMQPVNSVRAQSISQHDTKVQDPVPPISNPNAFQEQGNHSSVNAPNSPFYILPCPWFAPLPDPDMGTTNNFPETSIRLTKCHPEELVFFPAPSRSAQATTVVKSEIDQLQDSTFNTESASTSSIHVSSTFPESKHEIDTYANKKLLDAAAAAEARKRRKELTKMKNHQSRQVRLRC; translated from the exons atggCAGCTGAAGAAAGAGTCAAGAAAGaagtgatagaagaagaagaagaagaagaagaagaagaagaagatgaagtaaaagaaaaccctaataagaaGAATATTATGGTGGATACAGGGAGATGTTCAGTTTCATATGATACGTCAACAACTACATCTTCAGCTGCTACAATATCTGATTCAAAATGGGACTCAAACAATCAGATGGTTAAGATCGAGCTTGATGCAGCCAGAGCTTTAGCTGATTTTGCAACATTAGCACTGTTAGAGAGTGGAAAAAACAACCCTAGTTGTTGTTTTGGTGATGAATCCAGTAGTAGGAAATGGGGGCACAAAGGAAGAAGGTCAAAAAAACGAGTTAAGAATGAGATAACaactggaggaggaggaggaggggaATGGGGAAAGAACTTCGAAAGTAGCTCCAAGTTAATGTCTTCTACTTCGGATCTTCTTCAG CAAGACCGTTCAATAGAGGCTCAGCCGTGGGATAAGAAGGTCTATGTGGAAATAAAAACAGTAAAAGCTGAAGAAGATTTTGAATTGCCTGCTGCAACCCATCCATTTCGCAGAAATTTTGGTGGAGGCAGGTCGAAGCAGCATTTAACCGAG GCAGAGAAGGAAGCAAGAAGAATACGTAGGGTTTTAGCTAATAGAGAATCGGCGCGACAGACAATTCGTCGTAGGCAG GCTATGTGTGAAGCATTGACCAAGAAAGCTTGTGAGTTAGCATTGGATAATGAGAGTATGAAGCGG GAAAAGGAGTTGGTCATGAAACAATATCAGTCCCTGAAGGATTTTAACAATCACTTAAAGAAACAG TTGGTTCGGGCAGAGGCTGGGACCGTGGAAGCCCCAGGACTTAGTTTGAAGGCACCACCATTGTCCGAGAATCTGCCGTCCGACTACAAAGGACCACCATTTACAATCATCTGGCCGTCTGTAATGCAACCTGTAAATTCTGTCCGAGCGCAATCCATTTCTCAACATGATACTAAGGTGCAAGATCCAGTACCACCAATTAGCAACCCAAATGCATTCCAGGAACAGGGTAATCATTCAAGTGTTAATGCACCAAATTCTCCTTTCTATATACTTCCTTGCCCATGGTTTGCACCTCTCCCTGACCCTG ATATGGGTACAACTAATAACTTCCCCGAGACTTCAATCAGGTTAACTAAATGTCATCCAGAAGAGTTGGTGTTTTTCCCCGCTCCTTCAAGATCTGCACAAGCAACGACAGTTGTCAAGAGTGAGATCGATCAGCTGCAAGATTCCACCTTCAATACTGAATCTGCTTCTACCTCAAGCATCCATGTTTCAAGTACTTTCCCAGAAAGTAAACACGAAATAGATACCTATGCAAATaagaagctgttagatgcagctGCTGCAGCTGAAGCCAGAAAGAGGCGGAAGGAACTCACAAAGATGAAGAACCATCAAAGTCGACAAGTCAGACTGCGGTGCTGA
- the LOC113323899 gene encoding uncharacterized protein LOC113323899 isoform X2, with the protein MAAEERVKKEVIEEEEEEEEEEEDEVKENPNKKNIMVDTGRCSVSYDTSTTTSSAATISDSKWDSNNQMVKIELDAARALADFATLALLESGKNNPSCCFGDESSSRKWGHKGRRSKKRVKNEITTGGGGGGEWGKNFESSSKLMSSTSDLLQQDRSIEAQPWDKKVYVEIKTVKAEEDFELPAATHPFRRNFGGGRSKQHLTEAEKEARRIRRVLANRESARQTIRRRQAMCEALTKKACELALDNESMKREKELVMKQYQSLKDFNNHLKKQLVRAEAGTVEAPGLSLKAPPLSENLPSDYKGPPFTIIWPSVMQPVNSVRAQSISQHDTKVQDPVPPISNPNAFQEQDMGTTNNFPETSIRLTKCHPEELVFFPAPSRSAQATTVVKSEIDQLQDSTFNTESASTSSIHVSSTFPESKHEIDTYANKKLLDAAAAAEARKRRKELTKMKNHQSRQVRLRC; encoded by the exons atggCAGCTGAAGAAAGAGTCAAGAAAGaagtgatagaagaagaagaagaagaagaagaagaagaagaagatgaagtaaaagaaaaccctaataagaaGAATATTATGGTGGATACAGGGAGATGTTCAGTTTCATATGATACGTCAACAACTACATCTTCAGCTGCTACAATATCTGATTCAAAATGGGACTCAAACAATCAGATGGTTAAGATCGAGCTTGATGCAGCCAGAGCTTTAGCTGATTTTGCAACATTAGCACTGTTAGAGAGTGGAAAAAACAACCCTAGTTGTTGTTTTGGTGATGAATCCAGTAGTAGGAAATGGGGGCACAAAGGAAGAAGGTCAAAAAAACGAGTTAAGAATGAGATAACaactggaggaggaggaggaggggaATGGGGAAAGAACTTCGAAAGTAGCTCCAAGTTAATGTCTTCTACTTCGGATCTTCTTCAG CAAGACCGTTCAATAGAGGCTCAGCCGTGGGATAAGAAGGTCTATGTGGAAATAAAAACAGTAAAAGCTGAAGAAGATTTTGAATTGCCTGCTGCAACCCATCCATTTCGCAGAAATTTTGGTGGAGGCAGGTCGAAGCAGCATTTAACCGAG GCAGAGAAGGAAGCAAGAAGAATACGTAGGGTTTTAGCTAATAGAGAATCGGCGCGACAGACAATTCGTCGTAGGCAG GCTATGTGTGAAGCATTGACCAAGAAAGCTTGTGAGTTAGCATTGGATAATGAGAGTATGAAGCGG GAAAAGGAGTTGGTCATGAAACAATATCAGTCCCTGAAGGATTTTAACAATCACTTAAAGAAACAG TTGGTTCGGGCAGAGGCTGGGACCGTGGAAGCCCCAGGACTTAGTTTGAAGGCACCACCATTGTCCGAGAATCTGCCGTCCGACTACAAAGGACCACCATTTACAATCATCTGGCCGTCTGTAATGCAACCTGTAAATTCTGTCCGAGCGCAATCCATTTCTCAACATGATACTAAGGTGCAAGATCCAGTACCACCAATTAGCAACCCAAATGCATTCCAGGAACAGG ATATGGGTACAACTAATAACTTCCCCGAGACTTCAATCAGGTTAACTAAATGTCATCCAGAAGAGTTGGTGTTTTTCCCCGCTCCTTCAAGATCTGCACAAGCAACGACAGTTGTCAAGAGTGAGATCGATCAGCTGCAAGATTCCACCTTCAATACTGAATCTGCTTCTACCTCAAGCATCCATGTTTCAAGTACTTTCCCAGAAAGTAAACACGAAATAGATACCTATGCAAATaagaagctgttagatgcagctGCTGCAGCTGAAGCCAGAAAGAGGCGGAAGGAACTCACAAAGATGAAGAACCATCAAAGTCGACAAGTCAGACTGCGGTGCTGA
- the LOC113320095 gene encoding uncharacterized protein LOC113320095 has protein sequence MARAMVNLLNASFMILMMISVMIEAAPTYPPPTPVTPAPPTDPTPKPPGTPSGESSKRPRCRNPNYSFCYNVEHTCPAACPNACVVDCVTCKPECSCDRPGAVCQDPRFVGNDGITFYFHGKQNRDFCLLSDSNLHINGHFIGKRNQNMKRDFTWVQAIGILFDDHQIYVGARKTATWDQSVDRVALSFDGQPIYLPEIEGAKWQSEVDPSITISRSSVTNRIVVEVEGNFRITANVVPITEEESSIHNYAITSEDCYAHLDLSFKFYSLSEDVNGVLGQTYAKNYVSKVKMGESMPVMGGDRKFITSNVFAKDCAVARFTGTDSTDSEFSSEYASLTCGSGIDGTGVVCKR, from the exons ATGGCTCGAGCTATGGTGAATCTCCTTAATGCGTCTTTTATGATCTTAATGATGATATCTGTAATGATAGAGGCCGCACCTACCTACCCACCTCCAACTCCAGTAACCCCTGCACCACCTACCGATCCAACTCCTAAACCTCCAGGTACCCCATCTGGTGAATCATCAAAGAGACCAAGGTGTAGGAACCCCAACTACAGTTTCTGCTACAATGTTGAGCATACTTGCCCTGCAGCTTGTCCTAATGCATGTGTGGTCGACTGTGTTACTTGCAAACCAGAGTGTA GTTGTGATCGACCAGGAGCTGTTTGTCAGGATCCACGATTTGTTGGTAATGATGGCATTACCTTCTACTTCCATGGTAAACAGAACCGCGACTTTTGCCTTCTCTCAGACTCTAATCTCCACATCAATGGTCATTTCATCGGtaaaagaaatcaaaacatgAAAAGAGACTTCACCTGGGTCCAAGCTATCGGTATCCTCTTCGATGACCACCAAATCTATGTTGGTGCTAGAAAGACAGCCACTTGGGACCAATCAGTCGACCGTGTAGCGCTTTCTTTCGACGGACAGCCCATTTACTTGCCTGAAATTGAAGGTGCTAAGTGGCAGTCTGAAGTTGATCCAAGTATCACCATTAGTAGGTCAAGTGTAACTAACAGAATCGTTGTTGAAGTCGAAGGAAACTTTAGAATAACAGCTAATGTAGTACCAATCACCGAAGAAGAATCCAGCATTCACAACTACGCTATAACGAGTGAAGATTGCTATGCTCATCTTGATTTGTCTTTCAAGTTTTACTCACTGAGTGAAGATGTGAATGGTGTCTTGGGACAGACTTACGCAAAGAACTACGTGAGTAAAGTGAAGATGGGTGAATCAATGCCTGTCATGGGTGGAGACAGAAAATTCATCACTTCAAATGTCTTTGCAAAAGATTGTGCTGTTGCTAGATTCACAGGCACTGATTCTACTGACAGCGAGTTTTCTTCAGAGTACGCTAGTCTAACTTGTGGCAGTGGAATTGATGGAACGGGTGTTGTGTGCAAAAGATAG